A window from Drosophila nasuta strain 15112-1781.00 chromosome 3, ASM2355853v1, whole genome shotgun sequence encodes these proteins:
- the LOC132789757 gene encoding presequence protease, mitochondrial, with protein sequence MLTRLQWLKAVPRPNSVLHSQIVRRNFKSNNNKANGIRGVVNPKLEVATQGIDRMPHINTDRQYKYSEGKIYNGFQCERIEYIPDFELTSCTLRHLGTGTEFWYIDRKDTNNVFSINFRTTPFDSTGMPHILEHLSLCGSKNFPVRDPFFKMLNRSVATFMNAMTGPDYTLYPFSTMNEVDFRNLQKIYLDAVFRPNLAYLDFLQEGWRLEYTDLQNRDSELIIKGVVYNEMKGAFSENSQVFIQNLLNNMLPSHTYGFCSGGNPLEIPKLSHKDLVEFHHKYYHPSNARIFCYGSFDLEKTLKFVDEEYLSHHERIDNSYSRIPPQERWKQPRNVHIPSRLDRMGASFDRQNQIAIGLLMSDITDIQESFELNVLSEVMVRGPNSVFYKNLIEPNFSGGYNQTTGFSADCKDTYFVVGLQDLKVEDFKKFNELFEQTVQTTIKEGFESQHIKSVLHNLELSLKHQSPHFGNALLINSTSLWNHEGDVVANLRVSEMIATLRQRLKENKNYLQEKVEKYFSSNNTHRLTLTMSPDEMYEENFKQAEAEMLKQKISALDSKKLDEIYQNGLKLEASQKSIVNTDVLPCLSLTDVKEPPKLPQITMETVQNVPTQLCKVPTNEITYLKCLFNITGLTREEIMLVPLFCNVINDMGTNSRDFREFDKLVLSKTAGIDFKLNFVENVKDAKTYRLGLMMTTHALDKNVSDMFCLSEELLLNFKLEDTDRLQMLIENYISNISVGITSSGHLYAMLSAAGLVTDAGQLKSLLSGLDHIGFMKKYVQETSTGDIRDRLKSIGSKVFSKNNMRAAINSSAAYQSTALEHYTQFVNSLPSHEEMKTDIDINLLQPGLQHYLMNIPVNYCSKTFFAVPYLHEDHPVLRVLAKLISAKYLLPVVREQNGAYGAGAKIGSDGIFSFFSYRDPHSIKTLRAFDNTYEWLQAENEKLDQQTLFESKLGVLQQLDSPTAPGNIGIDNFLYGVSHEMFVKYRSRVLSVTVDELRSVIDKYFKEEPKHYSKVILGPANDKLDNEKSGLKWNVIS encoded by the exons ATGTTGACACGCCTACAATGGTTAAAGGCGGTGCCACGCCCTAATAGCGTGCTGCACAGCCAAATCGTCAGACGAAATTTCAagtcgaacaacaacaaggctAATGGAATTCGCGGCGTTGTCAACCCAAAGCTGGAAGTTGCAACACAAGGGATCGATCGAATGCCGCATATAAACACAGATCGGCAATACAAATATAGCGAGGGCAAGATATATAATGGATTCCAGTGCGAGCGTATCGAGTATATACCCGACTTTGAACTGACTTCGTGCACTCTGCGGCATTTGGGCACAGGGACAGAATTCTGGTATATTGACCGCAAGGATACCAACAATGTGTTCTCCATTAACTTCCGGACGACGCCATTCGATTCGACAGGCATGCCTCATATATTGGAGCATCTGTCCTTGTGCGGCTCCAAGAATTTTCCAGTTCGAGATCCCTTTTTCAAAATGCTCAATCGATCGGTTGCCACATTTATGAATGCCATGACTGGGCCCGATTACACGCTGTATCCCTTCTCAACCATGAACGAGGTTGATTTCCGCAACCTGCAGAAGATTTACCTGGATGCCGTCTTTAG ACCGAATCTTGCATATCTAGACTTTCTGCAGGAAGGTTGGCGTCTGGAGTACACGGATTTGCAAAATCGCGACTCTGAACTCATTATTAAAGGTGTAGTCTATAACGAAATGAAAGGTGCATTCTCAGAGAACTCGCAAGTGTTTATCCAAAACTTGCTGAACAACATGCTGCCCAGTCACACGTACGGCTTCTGTTCGGGTGGTAATCCTTTAGAGATTCCTAAGCTGTCCCACAAAGATTTGGTTGAGTTCCATCACAAATACTATCATCCAAGTAATGCGCGCATCTTCTGCTACGGCTCCTTTGATCTGGAGAAGACACTCAAGTTTGTGGATGAGGAATACCTTTCTCATCATGAGCGTATTGACAACTCCTACAGCCGCATTCCACCGCAGGAACGCTGGAAGCAGCCTCGTAATGTCCACATACCCAGCAGACTGGATCGCATGGGCGCCAGCTTCGATCGACAGAATCAAATAGCAATTGGTTTGCTGATGTCTGACATAACCGATATACAGGAGAGTTTTGAATTGAACGTTCTATCGGAAGTAATGGTTCGTGGCCCTAACTCGGTTTTCTACAAGAACCTAATAGAACCAAACTTTTCTGGTGGCTACAATCAAACCACTGGCTTCTCTGCCGATTGCAAGGATACCTATTTCGTAGTGGGTCTACAGGATCTAAAGGTTGAAGATTTCAAGAAGTTCAACGAACTTTTTGAGCAGACTGTGCAGACTACGATCAAAGAAGGCTTTGAGTCGCAGCATATCAAAAGTGTACTTCATAATCTGGAATTGTCATTGAAACACCAGAGTCCTCACTTTGGCAACGCTTTACTAATCAACTCTACATCGTTATGGAATCATGAGGGTGATGTTGTTGCTAATCTGCGAGTATCGGAAATGATTGCTACTCTGCGGCAGAGATTGAAGGAAAATAAGAACTATCTGCAAGAGAAGGTTGAGAAATATTTCTCAAGTAATAACACACATAGACTCACACTGACAATGTCGCCAGATGAAATGTACGAGGAGAATTTCAAACAGGCTGAGGCTGAGATGCTTAAACAAAAGATTAGTGCGCTCGACAGTAAAAAGTTAGACGAGATCTATCAGAATGGCCTCAAACTGGAGGCATCTCAAAAATCGATTGTTAATACTGATGTGTTGCCCTGCTTGTCGCTGACCGACGTCAAGGAGCCGCCAAAGTTGCCTCAAATTACTATGGAGACCGTTCAAAATGTTCCCACCCAGTTGTGCAAGGTGCCCACCAACGAAATCACCTATTTAAAGTGCTTGTTCAATATCACTGGACTAACACGAGAGGAGATCATGCTAGTGCCTCTCTTCTGCAATGTGATCAACGATATGGGCACAAATAGCCGCGATTTCCGTGAGTTCGACAAATTGGTTCTTTCTAAGACGGCTGGCATCGACTTTAAGCTAAACTTTGTCGAGAATGTAAAGGATGCCAAGACATATCGCCTTGGATTGATGATGACGACGCATGCACTTGATAAGAATGTTTCGGACATGTTCTGTCTAAGCGAAGAGTTGTTGCTCAACTTTAAATTGGAAGACACGGATCGTCTGCAGATGCTGATTGAGAactatatttcaaatatatctGTGGGCATCACAAGCTCTGGACATTTGTACGCCATGTTAAGTGCCGCTGGACTAGTCACAGATGCTGGGCAATTGAAATCATTGTTGTCGGGATTGGATCACATAGGATTTATGAAGAAGTACGTGCAGGAAACGAGCACTGGCGACATTCGGGATAGGTTAAAGAGCATTGGTTCCAAGGTCTTTAGCAAGAACAATATGCGTGCTGCAATTAACAGCTCGGCAGCTTATCAATCGACTGCCTTGGAGCATTATACGCAATTTGTGAATAGTTTGCCAAGTCACGAAGAAATGAAGACGGATATTGACATAAATTTGCTGCAGCCCGGTCTGCAacattatttaatgaatattccTGTCAATTACTGCTCGAAAACGTTCTTTGCCGTGCCCTATTTGCATGAGGATCATCCAGTGTTGCGGGTGCTGGCGAAATTGATTTCTGCCAAGTATCTGTTGCCGGTGGTTCGTGAACAGAATGGAGCATATGGCGCTGGCGCCAAGATTGGTTCCGATGGCATTTTTAGCTTCTTCAGTTATCGCGATCCGCACTCTATTAAGACACTTCGAGCGTTCGACAATACTTACGAGTGGCTGCAAGCCGAGAACGAAAAACTGGATCAGCAGACACTTTTCGAATCGAAGCTAGGCGTGCTGCAGCAACTGGATTCACCAACTGCACCGGGGAACATTGGCATTGACAACTTCCTCTATGGTGTTTCACATGAGATGTTTGTCAAATATCGTTCTCGTGTGCTCTCCGTCACCGTCGATGAGCTGCGATCTGTAattgacaaatattttaaggAAGAACCCAAACACTATAGCAAAGTCATCTTGGGGCCAGCCAACGATAAACTGGATAATGAGAAATCCGGATTGAAATGGAATGTCATATCCTAA
- the LOC132792703 gene encoding glycine, alanine and asparagine-rich protein — protein MYSKPSRNLMQLLLLATLATSGCMASESSDKTLPKRSLGDSSIPWASTSSAQLGAGVGWNAGGGGGAGGWSSGGWSGGHSPLKTAPSPNEVANAISAAKQASANVLIAQQQMQAAKENVLNQQRIAMEKETHAAILTQKSEAAAAIQRSEAASAASAVVLAQQRLAASKAAVAYQQRIAAAREAEAASALQRSAHAAAAEIQKSEYEASKFGQFTRNGNAGAAHHLTIIKDTALSPITAGTNHVTNLESLGLGPWLSGNSVGKASAASSWL, from the coding sequence atgTACTCCAAGCCCAGTCGCAACTTGATGCAGCTCTTGCTGCTGGCAACACTTGCAACAAGTGGTTGCATGGCGTCGGAGAGCAGCGATAAGACGCTGCCAAAACGGAGTCTGGGGGATTCCTCCATTCCCTGGGCCTCCACAAGCAGTGCACAACTGGGAGCTGGTGTTGGCTGGAATGCAGGTGGGGGCGGAGGAGCTGGTGGCTGGTCAAGTGGCGGATGGAGTGGCGGACACAGTCCACTGAAGACGGCACCGTCACCCAACGAGGTGGCGAATGCCATCTCAGCTGCCAAGCAGGCATCGGCCAATGTGCTCATCGCCCAGCAGCAGATGCAGGCGGCCAAGGAGAATGTGTTGAATCAGCAGCGTATTGCCATGGAGAAGGAGACGCATGCGGCAATTCTCACCCAGAAATCGGAGGCTGCCGCCGCCATTCAACGCTCCGAGGCGGCATCAGCTGCCTCCGCTGTGGTGCTCGCCCAGCAGCGTTTGGCCGCCTCGAAGGCAGCTGTGGCCTATCAACAGCGCATTGCAGCAGCACGTGAAGCGGAGGCTGCCTCGGCCCTGCAGAGATCCGCTCATGCGGCGGCCGCTGAGATCCAGAAGTCCGAGTACGAGGCATCCAAGTTCGGGCAGTTCACGCGCAATGGCAACGCTGGCGCCGCTCATCACCTGACCATCATCAAGGACACGGCTCTCTCTCCGATCACGGCTGGCACCAATCATGTGACCAACCTGGAGTCCCTCGGTCTGGGTCCTTGGCTGAGTGGCAACAGCGTGGGCAAGGCCTCCGCTGCTTCTAGCTGGTTGTAA
- the LOC132791483 gene encoding presequence protease, mitochondrial-like translates to MLRRLNYIKSVQQPMARVLHIKSPLQNSTPVEHIVSSAKVKTDIGIDRDIPYIIDGQNYRYKEGHVYQGFRCERVESIPDYGLMSCTLRHLGTGTEFWYLDRNHIENSFSIHFRTTPFNSTGLPHILEHLTLAGSKKYPVRDPFFKMRNRSVATFMNAMTGPDYTIYPVSSMNEVDFRNLQMIYMDAVFRPNLLYLDFLQEGWRLEHKDVHDRNSDIVFKGVVYNEMMGAYADNNILLKQKMLNNILPSHAYGHMGAGNALEMPKLTHEDLVNYHRQYYHPSNARIFCYGSFDLEKTLEFVDKEYLSHYDRMDSSFSCIPSEKRWSEPRRVCIQGRPDTMGPSIDRQNQIAIGLLLCDITDIQENFELKILAELLIRGPNSPFYKSMVEPNFSGGYIRWTGHVPNRKDTYFTVGLQHVSEDDLELFEELFDNTLHKASIEGFDSQHIESVLCNYELTLKQQSECRHLLYKSIVLWNHDGDVVSNLRISELFSKLRNKLKDNPNYFKQKIEKYYINNPHKLIITMRPNECQEIERQLSESKLLLKKLKETSDEEFEQIYENGLKLEAFQKAPQDIEVLPCLSINDVQKPFPRPQMNELTLRGVPTLISHEPLAGITYLNCMFNTTGLSLNDSMLLPLFCSVVSEMGTSNHDYRQFDNLVRSKMARIVFTPKVVESVTDGKSYHLGLLMKTYAVDKNVDLMFRLCEELLLNFRLDDTDRLKMLIKNYISKFSLNVRSNGHLYAMMGSSALVTNAGRLKSLLTGVDHVDYMKKYVKENSIEAIRDSLKSIGSKVFSRNNLRVAINTSENNVSSILGNYERFLTHLPTQHQMINTKEIFLQEPSFRHYNLDMPLNFCSKTIFAVPYVHEDHAALRVLAKILTAKYLLPVVREQNGAYGAGAKIGFDGLFNFFSYRDPHSAKTIEVFDKTYEWLQTGNCKIDQQAIFEAKLAVLQLVDWPIAPGEINSDSFVLGATYDIYFNYRARVLAVTVNEVLNVIEKYFKNESKHFGKCVIGRKSVEIEVDDESDETSEMSN, encoded by the exons atgttaagACGTCTAAATTACATTAAGTCGGTGCAGCAACCAATGGCAAGGGTACTGCACATAAAGTCCCCACTACAAAATTCAACTCCAGTGGAGCATATTGTGAGCAGTGCCAAAGTGAAGACTGATATAGGAATCGACAGGGATATACCTTATATAATAGACGGACAGAATTACAGGTATAAAGAAGGCCATGTATACCAAGGATTCCGATGCGAACGTGTTGAGTCTATCCCAGACTATGGATTAATGTCATGCACTTTGAGACACCTTGGCACAGGCACAGAATTCTGGTATCTCGATCGCAATCACAttgaaaattcattttcaattcatttccgCACTACGCCGTTCAACTCAACGGGACTGCCTCACATTTTGGAGCATCTCACATTGGCCGGTTCTAAAAAATATCCCGTTCGAGATCCGTTCTTTAAAATGCGCAATCGTTCAGTTGCTACTTTCATGAATGCCATGACAGGACCTGATTACACAATATATCCCGTATCATCTATGAACGAGGTTGACTTCAGAAATCTGCAGATGATTTATATGGACGCAGTGTTCAG ACCCAACTTGTTATATTTGGACTTTTTGCAAGAGGGTTGGCGTTTGGAGCACAAGGACGTGCATGACCGAAACTCTGACATAGTATTTAAGGGCGTGGTCTACAACGAAATGATGGGAGCCTACGCAGACAACAACATATTACTTAAACAGAAAATGCTTAACAACATTCTGCCGAGTCACGCATATGGACACATGGGAGCAGGAAATGCGCTTGAGATGCCAAAGTTAACTCACGAAGATTTGGTAAATTACCATCGTCAATATTACCACCCAAGCAATGCACGCATCTTCTGCTATGGCTCCTTTGATCTGGAGAAAACTCTTGAATTTGTCGATAAGGAATACCTATCGCACTATGATCGCATGGATTCCTCTTTTAGTTGCATACCCTCAGAAAAACGATGGTCTGAACCACGTCGAGTCTGCATTCAAGGTCGACCAGACACCATGGGGCCAAGCATAGACCGGCAAAACCAAATAGCAATTGGATTACTTTTGTGTGATATTACAGATATCCAAGAAAACTTTGAGTTGAAAATACTTGCTGAATTATTGATACGTGGCCCAAACTCTCCCTTCTACAAAAGTATGGTTGAACCTAACTTTTCAGGAGGTTATATTAGGTGGACAGGTCATGTACCTAATCGTAAAGATACGTACTTCACTGTGGGCTTGCAACATGTTTCCGAAGACGATTTGGAATTGTTTGAAGAGCTCTTTGATAATACACTACATAAGGCTAGTATCGAGGGCTTTGATTCACAGCATATCGAAAGTGTTCTCTGCAATTATGAGCTGACATTAAAGCAACAAAGCGAATGCAGGCATCTGCTTTATAAATCTATTGTATTATGGAATCATGATGGTGATGTAGTCTCCAACCTACGAATCTCTGAATTGTTTTCCAAATTGCGCAACAAATTAAAGGATAATCCAAACTATTTTAAACAGAAAATAGAAAAGTATTATATCAACAATCCACATAAGCTTATAATAACTATGCGGCCTAATGAGTGTCAGGAGATTGAGAGGCAGCTATCTGAATCGAAActacttttaaaaaaattgaaggAAACTAGCGATGAAGAGTTTgaacaaatttatgaaaatggTCTCAAATTGGAGGCTTTTCAAAAAGCGCCGCAAGATATTGAAGTCCTGCCATGTTTATCAATAAATGACGTGCAAAAACCTTTCCCGCGACCACAAATGAACGAATTAACCCTTCGAGGTGTACCCACACTGATTAGCCATGAGCCCTTAGCTGGAATAACGTATCTCAACTGCATGTTCAATACTACAGGTTTAAGTCTAAACGATTCTATGCTCTTGCCTTTGTTTTGTAGCGTAGTTAGCGAAATGGGAACCTCAAATCACGACTACCGCCAATTCGACAATCTTGTGCGGTCGAAAATGGCTCGTATAGTCTTCACTCCGAAGGTGGTAGAGAGCGTAACGGATGGAAAGTCTTATCACCTAGGACTCCTAATGAAAACCTATGCCGTCGACAAGAATGTGGATCTTATGTTTAGGCTTTGCGAAGAATTATTGCTCAACTTTCGGCTGGATGATACAGATCGCCTCAAGATgcttataaaaaattatatttcaaagttcTCATTAAATGTAAGAAGCAACGGACATTTGTATGCCATGATGGGATCTTCTGCATTAGTAACTAATGCTGGCCGATTGAAGTCCTTATTAACAGGCGTCGATCACGTGGACTATATGAAAAAGTATGTCAAAGAAAATAGTATTGAGGCCATTCGAGACAGTCTAAAGAGTATTGGATCCAAGGTCTTTAGCAGGAATAATTTGCGAGTTGCCATTAATACATCGGAAAATAACGTATCTTCTATTTTGGGAAATTATGAAAGATTTCTTACACATTTACCTACTCAACACCAGATGATAAATaccaaagaaatatttttgcaggAGCCTTCTTTTCGACATTACAATCTAGATATGccattaaatttttgttcGAAGACTATTTTTGCAGTTCCCTATGTGCATGAAGATCATGCGGCGTTACGAGTGTTGGCCAAGATTCTAACTGCCAAGTATCTGTTGCCTGTGGTGCGAGAACAGAATGGAGCTTACGGTGCTGGTGCTAAAATTGGGTTTGACGGACTTTTTAACTTCTTCAGCTATCGTGATCCACACTCTGCGAAAACAATTGAGGTATTCGATAAGACCTACGAGTGGCTACAAACaggaaattgtaaaattgaccAACAAGCTATTTTCGAAGCTAAACTTGCCGTGCTGCAATTGGTTGACTGGCCGATTGCACCTGGCGAAATTAATTCGGATAGCTTTGTCTTGGGTGCCACTTatgatatatatttcaattatcgTGCTCGTGTTTTGGCTGTAACTGTAAACGAAGTCTTAAATGTCATTGAGAAGTACTTTAAGAACGAATCAAAACACTTTGGCAAATGTGTTATTGGTCGGAAATCAGTAGAAATAGAAGTTGATGACGAAAGCGATGAAACAAGTGAAATGTCAAATTAA
- the LOC132793291 gene encoding methyltransferase-like protein 25B, which yields MIPEAHTPTAPRKVPSKCSNQNRKIGRKKLHEIEQLAANIHEHCAKAETQLLVDLGSGLGYLSEALLQLNDNYLILGLEADEQRVISAQQRCEKLMPQKALNSISYRQEFVSADAQCRDRIEAHTSELAQSHGLSPELTTITMAIIGLHACADLSVSAMRLFLTMPQVRSLLIMPCCYHKLALREGIDDLVSSPFVNFPLSSALNKATANLAVCCFNRPFLRLACQETSSRWRKDSAAHAEHGHQMYWRALANAVSDDPEELVKVQPKAQQTTHDFNGLCLRYQLHSRLTAQLLSWRPSHETRFRQLNERYSEGRGSRLAEALCCLQTSIQKLCENLLLYDRLCYLREAAAEQQLRVEVRYEQLFDEQVSPRCQVLIAKKL from the exons ATGATACCAGAGGCACATACACCAACTGCTCCAAGGAAAGTGCCAAGTAAGTGCAGCAATCAGAATCGAAAAATAGGACGCAAAAAGTTGCATGAAATCGAGCAGTTGGCCGCCAACATCCATGAGCACTGCGCCAAGGCTGAGACACAACTGCTTGTTGACTTGGGCTCGGGGCTGGGATACCTGAGCGAAGCGTTGCTTCAACTTAACGATAACTATTTGATACTCGGCCTGGAGGCGGATGAGCAGCGCGTGATATCAGCTCAGCAACGCTGCGAAAAGTTGATGCCACAAAAGGCACTTAACTCAATTAGCTACAGGCAGGAATTCGTCTCAGCAGACGCCCAATGTCGGGACCGCATCGAGGCGCATACCTCGGAGTTGGCCCAAAGCCACGGACTGTCGCCAGAATTAACTACCATAACTATGGCGATAATTGGTTTGCATGCGTGCGCGGATTTAAGCGTCAGTGCCATGAGATTGTTCCTGACAATGCCGCAAGTGCGGTCGCTCCTCATCATGCCCTGCTGCTACCATAAGCTAGCACTCCGCGAAGGTATCGACGACCTAGTGAGCTCCCCCTTTGTTAACTTTCCCCTCAGCAGTGCGTTAAACAAAGCCACAGCTAATCTGGCCGTGTGCTGCTTCAATCGTCCCTTCTTGCGCCTGGCTTGCCAGGAGACAAGCTCGCGTTGGCGTAAGGATTCCGCTGCTCATGCCGAGCATGGACACCAGATGTACTGGCGTGCGCTGGCCAATGCGGTCAGCGACGATCCTGAAGAGCTGGTAAAGGTGCAACCCAAAGCTCAGCAGACTACACATGACTTCAATGGCTTATGTCTGCGATACCAGCTACATTCCCGCCTCACAGCACAACTCCTGAGTTGGCGTCCAAGCCACGAGACGCGCTTTCGGCAACTCAACGAACGTTACTCCGAGGGACGCGGCAGTCGTCTGGCCGAGGCGTTGTGCTGTCTGCAGACCAGCATACAG AAACTCTGTGAGAACCTGCTGCTCTATGACAGACTGTGCTACCTGCGAGAGGCGGCAGCGGAGCAACAGCTGCGTGTGGAGGTGCGTTACGAGCAGCTATTTGACGAGCAAGTCTCGCCACGCTGCCAAGTTCTGATTGCCAAGAAGTTGTGA
- the LOC132790123 gene encoding uncharacterized protein LOC132790123 has protein sequence MISEVQPGDCLSPNISSEDNLKESATKQLDTKFTPKSLQQYFIDNQIFPNLSCVDTDEEESTLDDPKSLRLENKSLSSETLCINNYGCPKNNAESVSISVANRSSFYSSAAKQHAQNKTLVSHQSAKIDMARMYEMVQDITKCNFGRNAPSKSDSISVAHHLAIEYGRPLTSTELMIISIKKFWFDNLELKIGDSFMHVDRYLFLYHFNAFKGNPNLYLELPSHKVPMNLMAKLYHWLIDDNYMFPLGDDFLAIYEMAKFLDLRRLLEQFWFTFSTSSSEGFWEQGAFKGYLDARQMPCPDMMSIFLTRIRKCFLPLVASIEFLQLDVNELIFLFKLDTISVNCEDEIFFTAVRWLEYDWSERKKHIIEIMNHIRFRLISPWLQRSLLYHPENQMLRELAAKDEVKALLWEACLFGTAILGAKKFPDSCDKLIMHHYNKVIEMQRFWVYCPGVPHHHDIKCTQFRPLTYETFNHFLTCLQSNSQTFMDTIRCSPQKQWVSYECCNSDRNVSCRIIPHMYKMSRKCN, from the exons atgaTATCTGAAGTTCAACCTGGGGACTGTCTGTCACCGAACATAAGTAGTGAAGACAATTTAAAGGAGAGTGCAACGAAGCAATTGGATACAAAATTTACACCTAAATCGTTGCAGCAGTATTTTATTGACAATCAAATATTTCCGAATCTCTCATGCGTTGACACAGATGAAGAAGAATCAACATTAGATGATCCCAAATCATTACGCctagaaaataaaagtttgtCTTCGGAAACGCTGTGCATTAATAATTACGGTTGCCCCAAGAATAATGCGGAAAGTGTCTCAATAAGTGTCGCTAACAGAAGTTCATTTTATTCGAGTGCAGCAAAACAACATGCCCAGAACAAAACATTGGTGTCGCATCAAAGTGCCAAGATTGACATGGCTCGAATGTATGAAATGGTACAGGACATTACAAAGTGCAACTTTGGGAGGAATGCCCCATCAAAGTCGGACAGTATTTCGGTGGCTCACCATTTGGCAATTGAGTATGGTCGGCCCCTAa CTTCCACAGAGTTGATGATCATCTCGATAAAAAAGTTTTGGTTCGATAATTTGGAACTGAAAATTGGCGATTCTTTTATGCATGTCGATCGATATTTATTCCTTTATCATTTCAATGCTTTTAAAGGGAATCCCAATCTATACCTGGAGCTACCCAGCCATAAAGTGCCCATGAATCTAATGGCCAAATTGTATCATTGGCTTATCGATGATAATTATATGTTCCCTCTCGGTGATGATTTCTTAGCCATATATGAGATGGCCAAATTCCTTGACTTACGTCGCCTCTTAGAACAGTTCTGGTTTACTTTTTCAACGAGTTCAAGTGAGGGATTTTGGGAGCAAGGTGCATTTAAGGGCTATCTAGATGCACGTCAAATGCCATGCCCTGATATGATGTCTATTTTTCTAACTCGAATACGCAAGTGTTTTCTTCCACTAGTCGCTTCCATCGAGTTTCTTCAGTTGGATGTGAACGAGTTGATCTTTCTTTTTAAACTGGATACTATAAGTGTCAACTGTGAGGACGAAATATTCTTTACTGCTGTGCGTTGGCTAGAGTACGACTGGTCGGAGCgtaaaaaacatattatagAGATCATGAACCATATTCGTTTTCGATTGATATCGCCCTGGCTGCAACGATCCTTGCTGTATCATCCGGAGAACCAAATGCTCCGCGAGTTGGCCGCCAAGGATGAAGTCAAGGCCTTGCTTTGGGAAGCGTGTCTGTTTGGAACAGCTATTCTTGGTGCCAAAAAGTTTCCCGATTCTTGTGACAAATTGATAATGCATCATTACAATAAAGTTATAGAAATGCAACGTTTCTGGGTCTATTGTCCGGGCGTTCCTCATCACCATGATATCAAGTGCACGCAGTTCCGGCCGCTTACCTATGAAACATTCAATCATTTTTTAACTTGTCTTCAGTCGAATAGCCAAACTTTTATGGATACAATCAGGTGTTCGCCTCAAAAACAGTGGGTTAGCTATGAATGCTGCAACAGTGATCGTAATGTAAGCTGTAGAATTATTCCTCACATGTATAAAATGTCacgaaaatgtaattaa
- the LOC132793133 gene encoding uncharacterized protein LOC132793133, which produces MSQSRTFGAQSRKSYVGLLLLTACAFLTQSVLAAATSDAAYGETEVHKDNDYPTLIKRPAFFVGSRYGRSGGNGGGAGNNGAGSGVGPSKTRRLIIVPRNDRFFLGSRYGKRSDEYLSPYEQSSLSLDLNKAALRDSVENGMDNEKPGPSRTRLAPGTTMSCVYTGIGNFYRCSSADELNNIMNRSEGLTMDSNSIGAEDANTK; this is translated from the exons ATGTCGCAATCGAGGACCTTTGGAGCGCAATCCCGCAAATCTTATGTAGGCCTTTTATTGCTCACTGCGTGTGCATTCCTAACGCAAAGCGTGCTGGCAGCTGCCACTTCGGATGCAGCTTACGGCGAGACTGAGGTGCATAAAGACAATG ATTATCCCACACTTATCAAGCGACCGGCATTCTTCGTGGGCAGTCGCTATGGACGCTCAGGCGGCAATGGAGGCGGGGCTGGCAATAATGGAGCTGGATCTGGAGTGGGGCCATCGAAGACACGCCGTCTCATCATAGTTCCACGCAACGATCGCTTCTTTCTCGGCTCGAGGTATGGCAAGCGCAGCGATGAGTATCTCTCGCCCTACGAGCAGAGCAGTCTCAGCCTGGACTTGAACAAGGCTGCGCTGCGGGACTCGGTGGAGAATGGCATGGATAACGAGAAGCCTGGACCAAGCAGAACAAGACTTGCACCAGGCACGACAATGTCCTGTGTGTACACGGGCATCGGAAACTTTTATCGCTGCAGCAGTGC AGATGAGCTCAACAATATTATGAATCGCAGCGAGGGATTGACAATGGATTCGAATAGCATAGGCGCGGAGGATGCTAACACCAAGTAG